The Pseudolabrys sp. FHR47 genome contains a region encoding:
- a CDS encoding histidine phosphatase family protein → MRRLLILRHAKTEPAELGKDDRNRALVDRGKREAGQIGAYMATHALTPDGVVLSPARRVQETWKHLADALKPAPGTTTNDHVYDATPQDIFRIVAGTAAPVRKLMVIGHNPSLHEVALMLIASGDIEARERLREKLPTAGLVIIDFAFDDWSKLHPQSGRLERYVTPKSIETATK, encoded by the coding sequence ATGCGGCGTCTGCTCATCCTCCGCCACGCCAAGACCGAGCCTGCTGAACTCGGCAAGGACGACCGCAACCGGGCCCTGGTCGATCGCGGGAAACGCGAGGCCGGGCAGATCGGCGCCTATATGGCAACCCACGCGCTGACCCCCGACGGGGTCGTTCTGTCACCAGCGCGCCGCGTCCAGGAAACCTGGAAGCACCTCGCCGACGCGCTCAAGCCGGCGCCGGGGACGACGACCAACGACCACGTCTATGACGCCACGCCACAGGACATTTTCAGGATCGTCGCCGGGACGGCGGCGCCCGTGCGCAAGCTGATGGTGATCGGCCACAATCCGTCGCTGCACGAAGTGGCGCTGATGTTGATCGCCTCCGGCGACATCGAGGCGCGCGAACGACTGCGCGAGAAACTGCCGACCGCCGGGCTTGTCATCATCGACTTTGCTTTCGATGACTGGAGCAAACTGCATCCGCAATCGGGACGGCTGGAACGGTACGTGACGCCGAAGTCGATCGAAACGGCGACGAAGTAA
- a CDS encoding FAD-binding oxidoreductase encodes MTDSDPRPLSSPATWYEATQVARPHHPRLGFDLDVDVCVIGAGLAGLTTALEVARRGWSVAVLEGGRVAEAASGRNTGFVLPGFAESIDAMVERIGLDHTKQLWALSEQGVEYVRRTIADNNLPGVDPVPGWLRVHQTDEPDRVRADVERLRWIGADVEMWPTEQVRTELASQHYFSAVHCRNAFHIHPLNYALGLAQRAVDAGCRIFEETPALSIDPAGVRKRIATPNGRVRAAHVVFAGNVQLGGVMPSLAATLLPVTTYVMVTQPLGERLTQFVRYRGAVSDTDRADNHYRIVDGDRLMVSGRLRVWPADAGRFAGALVSDMAWKFPGLGRVEVAQIWSGTLGRTIHRMPQIGEMSEGVWVASGFAGHGLNTTAMAGELIARGIVEGDDTWRLFAPYELVWAGGRIGAAVAQGLYWWRSAAAAAAGALSRYRERRRLAKAEREAAVAAAGPVVPPERMPAEELAAAPVASEPTAANVPSGTPPEGQTERRKNRPKRRKAKKSEPDGSAPPDAAPSQESTTH; translated from the coding sequence ATGACCGATTCCGATCCCAGACCTCTGTCTTCGCCGGCGACCTGGTACGAGGCGACACAGGTGGCGCGGCCCCATCACCCGCGGCTCGGCTTCGACCTCGATGTCGATGTCTGCGTGATCGGCGCCGGTCTGGCCGGCCTGACCACCGCCCTTGAAGTCGCCCGGCGCGGCTGGTCGGTGGCGGTCCTGGAAGGTGGCCGCGTCGCGGAAGCGGCGTCGGGCCGCAACACCGGTTTCGTGTTGCCCGGCTTTGCCGAGAGCATCGACGCCATGGTCGAGCGCATCGGCCTCGACCACACCAAGCAACTCTGGGCGCTGTCGGAACAGGGCGTCGAATATGTCCGCCGCACCATCGCCGACAACAATTTGCCGGGCGTGGATCCGGTGCCGGGCTGGCTGCGCGTGCATCAGACCGACGAACCGGATCGCGTGCGCGCCGATGTCGAACGGTTGCGCTGGATCGGCGCCGACGTCGAGATGTGGCCGACCGAGCAGGTGCGCACCGAATTGGCGAGCCAGCACTATTTCAGCGCCGTGCATTGCCGCAATGCTTTCCATATCCATCCGCTCAATTACGCCCTCGGCCTCGCGCAACGCGCGGTCGATGCCGGCTGCCGTATCTTCGAGGAGACGCCGGCGCTGTCGATCGATCCGGCCGGTGTGCGTAAGCGCATCGCCACACCGAACGGCCGCGTGCGCGCCGCCCATGTGGTGTTCGCCGGCAATGTGCAGCTCGGTGGTGTGATGCCATCGCTGGCCGCGACCTTGCTGCCGGTCACGACCTACGTGATGGTGACTCAGCCGCTCGGTGAGCGGCTCACGCAATTCGTGCGCTATCGCGGCGCCGTCAGCGACACCGACCGCGCCGATAATCACTATCGCATTGTCGATGGCGACCGGCTGATGGTGTCGGGGCGGCTCCGGGTCTGGCCCGCCGACGCAGGGCGGTTTGCCGGCGCGCTGGTCTCCGACATGGCGTGGAAGTTTCCCGGGCTCGGCCGCGTCGAAGTTGCGCAGATCTGGTCGGGCACGCTCGGCCGCACCATCCATCGCATGCCCCAGATCGGTGAGATGTCCGAGGGCGTCTGGGTCGCCAGCGGCTTTGCCGGCCACGGCCTCAACACCACCGCGATGGCCGGCGAACTGATCGCCCGCGGCATTGTCGAGGGCGACGACACCTGGCGACTGTTCGCTCCCTACGAACTGGTCTGGGCCGGCGGCCGCATCGGCGCCGCTGTCGCGCAGGGCCTGTATTGGTGGCGCAGCGCTGCGGCAGCGGCGGCTGGCGCTCTATCGCGCTATCGCGAACGCCGCCGTCTCGCCAAGGCCGAGCGCGAGGCCGCGGTCGCCGCGGCCGGGCCGGTTGTTCCGCCTGAGCGCATGCCCGCCGAGGAACTGGCGGCGGCGCCCGTCGCCTCGGAACCGACCGCCGCCAATGTGCCCTCTGGAACGCCACCCGAGGGCCAGACCGAGCGGCGCAAAAATCGTCCCAAGCGACGTAAGGCGAAGAAGAGCGAGCCTGACGGTTCCGCGCCGCCGGATGCCGCGCCGTCACAGGAAAGCACCACCCATTAA
- a CDS encoding MipA/OmpV family protein, with product MLLAVTPARAEQPKRSTDWTLTLGVEGRVLPEFEGSKNDVLRPVPVFSFRRAGTPAQFRSPRDGGGAAIFDTGPFKFGPAIKVKLPRKESEDIALRGLGDVGWTLEAGAFAEFWPSDWLRTRLEVRRGFGGHEGIVGDLSADIVMPLTERLTVSGGPRLSAANAEALSPYYSVTSGQSAASGLPVYSAGGGLKSWGAGAQVSYQIDPNWRSYWFLEYEQLAGDAASSPLVTQRGSINQMQVGIGLTRSFDIPGLW from the coding sequence GTGCTCCTTGCGGTCACTCCGGCTCGTGCCGAGCAGCCCAAGCGTTCGACCGACTGGACGCTGACGCTTGGCGTTGAGGGGCGCGTGCTGCCGGAATTCGAAGGCAGTAAAAACGACGTCCTGAGACCGGTCCCTGTTTTCAGTTTTCGCCGCGCCGGCACGCCCGCACAGTTCCGAAGCCCGCGCGACGGCGGCGGCGCCGCGATCTTCGATACGGGACCGTTCAAGTTCGGTCCGGCCATCAAGGTCAAGCTGCCCCGCAAGGAGAGCGAAGACATCGCCCTGCGGGGCCTCGGCGATGTCGGCTGGACGCTGGAAGCGGGTGCTTTCGCCGAATTCTGGCCGTCGGACTGGCTGCGCACGCGGCTCGAAGTGCGCCGGGGCTTCGGCGGCCATGAGGGAATTGTTGGCGACCTGTCGGCCGACATCGTCATGCCGCTGACCGAGCGGCTGACCGTGTCCGGCGGTCCGCGCCTGAGTGCGGCCAATGCCGAGGCGCTTTCGCCCTATTATTCAGTCACCTCCGGTCAGTCGGCGGCATCGGGCCTGCCTGTCTATTCGGCAGGCGGCGGCCTCAAATCCTGGGGCGCCGGTGCGCAAGTCAGTTATCAGATCGATCCGAACTGGCGCAGCTACTGGTTTCTGGAGTATGAGCAGCTCGCCGGCGACGCGGCCAGTTCTCCTCTGGTCACGCAGCGCGGCTCGATCAACCAGATGCAGGTGGGGATAGGGCTTACGCGGTCCTTCGATATTCCCGGCCTGTGG